The nucleotide window GCTTGAATTACAGTCGTAGTTTGGGAAGTATGGGGAATAGTCACGTCATTTTTAAGAGTCCCAGAAGCGATATCCCAGAGCCAGACTCGGTGAGAAGGATCGGTTGTGACAAGAATTTGCCCATTAGGACTAAATTTCATCTGCACCACAGGCTGAGCAGTAGTATCCTGTCCTTTTTGGGTCAAACTCTGTCGGTTCAAATTTACTCTGCCTAAGGGGTTAGAATGATGAAGTTGCCCCAAGGGTATTTGTTTTTTTTGCTCAAAAGTATGCAGCAGCTTTCCAGTAGCCGTATTCCATAGCTTAGCCTGACCATTGCTAGAAGCTGTTGCCACCCACTCCCCATTGGGACTGAAAACAGACTGACTCACACTACTACCATGGGATAGCGTAGAAATGAGGTAGCGCTTAAAGGTTTGCGTATCAGATTTTGCAGGGTCAGACTTTAAACGCCAAAGCTGTGCCCTACCATTAAGCGCTGTAGAGAGCAAAAACTGTGTATCTGGGCTAATTTGCAAGCTCTTGATGTCTCCAGCTTGGGGCAGATTGTCTTCGAGCCGTCCGGTCTCAGCATCCCAAATTGAGATGGATTGGTCACGGTAAGCCACAACAATCCACTTGCCATCTGGACTGAACATGACCTCGGTTGCTTCGGCTGAGCCAGCTATATTATCCAAAATCAATCTGCCAGATTCAACTGACCATACTTTGACTTGAGAGGAGTTTTCAGCGATCGCCGCCACATACAACCCATCTGGGCTATAAGCAACCGAAGTAACATTGGCGATCGCATCACTCTGTGGAGTGGGTTCTGCCCAAGTCAAAATTTGTAAAGGCTTAAGCACCGTGTTATAAACCGTCTGAGGATTGAGCGACCACAGTCGGATAGTACCATCGGCACTGGCAGTCGCTAGCGTTTGAAGCTTCTGGTTCTCAGGACTAAATACCATTTGATTGACGCTGTCTTCATGCCCTCGTAGCTCTAGCTGCAAGCGCAAATTTTTCAATGCAGATCGGATGCTTGCCTGCATTTCGTATGTTGCTTTACCATGCTCAGCAGCCAAACGACCGATCAGCAATGCCACCATGGGGTCGCTGTTAGAATTTTGCAGCACGGTTTGGGCAATCAGCGCTCGCTCTCGTGCAGTAGCAATTTGTAGTTGATAATGCTGTTTGGCTTGGGTTTGCATCGTGCCATAGTACTGGCTCAACACCATTGCCAACGTTGCCAATAACACCGAGGGAACAGCAATTTGAACTTGCCTTGATTCTCTTCGGGTTCGACGGATTGCCGATTGACTGACTGCTACATATTGCTGAGCCAATGCAGAAAGCTCTTGTGGATAAAGCTGGATAAAATCCTCAGCGTCTCGTAAGCGTAGCCCTTGCAGCAAATACTCTCCTTGAGCAGATTGTCCAGCAGCATCCCATTCTTGAGCAGTCGACTCAATGCGGCGCTGTCGCCGCAGCATATCTCGATTTTCATTAATCCAATCTTTTAATAATGACCAGTTGCGAATTAAAGCTTCGTGGGTGACATCTACAACTTCTTGAACTTGAGATTGAGCCTGAAAAAGTGGACTGGTAGATGAATGTGCCCCCTTGGGGACATCTCGAAGAGATTGCCCTGCTTCGCGCAAAGTTTGCTCACCCCCCATTTCTTGATTCGTGATCACTAACTTTGCAGCCACTAATTTTTCTAGCACCTGTTCAATCAAGTCGCTCGGAAAAATCGGGCTAACTAGCTCAGACTTAACCACCCGCCGCCGAGTATCTTCTGTGCCCTCACCCAATTGAGTTAGCGCTAGAAAAATTCGCTTAGCTACTGCTTGCTCTTCCAGCGTCAGACTAGAAAAAATTTCTGTGGCTTGTTTTTGTAGAGTACCCCGTACTCCTCCCAGTTCCCGATACGTGTCGAGGGTGAGACGAACAACACCTCCCTCGGCGCTGGTGCGGCGATGCTCCCAGAGTTCTAGTAAGGTGTATTGCAGCAACGGCAGTTCGCCAGGGGCACCGATAATATCCATCAGCATGGTGTAGACCAGGTTTGGCTCACAGACAAGCCCCACCTTTTGTGCTGGGCGGACAATGGTTGCTTTAATTTGCTCATATTTGAGTGGAGAAACCATTATCCGATGTTGCTCTATCTTCCGAGCCAGACCTTCATAAAGTGAGCATTTACCTATAAAATCTGCTCTCACTACGATCGCCAGACTCAAGTAATCGCTAACCATTTCCAGTGCTACTGCTAAGCAATCAAAGAATTTTTGACGCTCATTCTCAACATGGATACCCCGAGGTAACGTAAAAACTTCCTCAAATTGGTCAATGACCAGTAAAAGCTGAGGACGTTCTTTCGGAGATAAGCCTGTCGTACCACCTTCTACCGCTAAACTTGCCCGTACTAACTGCGCTAAACCCATGCCACCATCTTGCAAAAATGCCTCTGCTCGCCGGAGTTGTTCTGCGCGTTCAAGTTCGCTTAGTTCTGGATCAATGAAGGCGGCAGCTAAGCTTTTGAGTGGATGTTCTGTAGGAGTCAAAAGCTTGATTTTCCACGCATTTGCGCCAGTAGGGGTTCTTTCTTGCTGAAGCCGCGAAATTACTCCTGCCCGCAAGAGCGAAGACTTGCCACTGCCTGAAGCCCCTGTAACAGCCGCGAATCGTTCTGTTTTTAACTGGTCAATCAGCTGAGCCGTTAATTCTTCTCGCCCAAAGAAGAACTCTGCATGAGCTTCGTCAAAAAACTCCAATCCTCGGTAAGGACAAATATGGGTGGGTTTTACTGTTTTGATGGGGCTAGGCTGTCCGCCATTGCCACGAGTCAAGATGATTTCGCTCCCCGAGCTTTCAAACAAAGGCTGCTGAATTTCGCTTTTAAGAGAGTGGTTGACCCAATCGGTGAGGGAGTGGTTAGTCACGACTCCAGCTTCGACACGGTTAGGGTCTAACCCAGTGACTAAGGCTTGAGTGAAAACACTGTAGGGGCTTTCGAGGGATTCGTAGGCGGTTTCGTATTCTTTAGAAGCTGCCATAAATAGGCGATCGGTTCCAGCTTGGGCACCAGGATCAGCTTCTAGAAAATTGAGCAGTTCTCCACTATGGCAACAGTCAAGGATGACGATTCGTTGGCGGACGGGGCTTTCTTGAAGGAGCCGCCGCAACCAGAAGAGCGATAATCCGCAAAAGCCTTTGTCGGGATTAGCATCACTGACCGCCAAATAACCCTCTTGAATGCCTGCATCTCGCTGAATGCCGTGTCCAGAGAAATAGAATAGGGCAGTGTGGGGTGGATTATTGCCCTTAGGTTTGAAGAGATTGATGAGAGCAGTTTCTAATTCTTGCAGAGTAACAGGCGTTTTCTGTCCTATCTGGGATTTTCCAGACTGAATCATTTCTGGCAAACGATGAACCCGAAACTCACCGTAGGAGTGTAGTTGCTGGGCGATCGCCTCTGCGTCTTTTGCAGGAGCCTGCAAACTCGGCAAATATTGGTATGTATTAATTCCCACTATCAAAGCGTCGCGTGACATTTAAGCTATCCCCTACAAACCGTATCAATTACCGCTAGAGTTCTCTGATCTCAAAAAAGATCTAATCGAGTGCTAGTAATCAACTTAAACCGGACACAACAGGGGTAACGAACTCAGAATCAAGCCAGGTAAATCTACGTTAAATTACCGAAAATATTCATATCTTTCATCGATTTATTTCTAGCTGCTATAAGCGAAGATATCCAAACTATTACAAAATGCAAAAGGGGTGACAACCCCTAACTGGTAACACTTACAGCAATTCGGGTTTGAACCTAAAGTTGTCATAAGGCGAAAACAGAAATTATTTAAATCGATCAGCTAAAATACTGAAATTATTACTAGTGATCTATAAATACGAGAAAACTACTGAAGAGGATATACGGAATACTGCTGAATTTTCTCTTCGCTTACGATGAGAGTAAGTACAACTACTGGAACTTTGAGTTTCTTAATCAAACAATTGTAAGGAACTGATAAATACGTCATAAACTATAAAGTAAGTTTTGAGGATTAGTATAGTTAATGCAGTTAAACCCTACTCATTCAACTGCTGACTCTCAAACTTTATAGGGTGTGAGAGTTCGGGCGTTGCATTGTTTCAACTGAGTATAGACATGTCCCTTATAAAAATTGACCAAGCCTTAGCCGTTAATCCTGCAAGTAGTAGAATCTGGTACGAACGGGGTTGCACATTAGCAGATGCAGGAAATTACAGAGAGGCGCTTGTGAATTTTAATCAAGCTCTGACCTTGCAACCGAGTGATGCTAGGCTTTGGGTGTTTCAAAGCGTGATGTTGATTCACTTGGAGCGCTACTTGGAAGCGTTAGAAAGTTGCGATCGCGCCTTAGCCATCAATCCCAAAGATGCCGAAGCTCTACTATTCCGTGGTGTTGCCTTTCAGCGGCTAGGGCGCTACCGGATGGCGTATGCCAGCTATGAAAACGCTTTGGGTAGAGGTCAAAAAGCTTCTAGAGGCAGGTGGCAAAACTTTAAAGAGATTTGGAGCTCGTTGACTGCTAACTAGATTTCTTCTGCAACTGGAGAGCAGACTTTGTGAGCAAATCTGTAGAATGAATGTATTCGGATTCAGACCCAGCAATGGCTGGAAATACTTATCGAAACGATTTACGGAAACCTTCAGGGTCTAAAATCTAGCCAGCTTAAGCAGTTGCAGAAGCTCTATCATCAGCGGTTGCCGGGCGATCGCATGGCAACTACTGAGTTTGCTCAGCGCCTTGCAGCCGTGAGCGCCGAAATTAATCAGCCGATTTGCACCTACATTAACCGTCGAGGACAGGTGATTCGGGTCGGCATTGGCAGTGTGCGGCAAACGCAGATTCCGCCGATGGAGTTGCCGCGCTATGGTGCAGAGCGGTTGAGCGGTATTCGCTGTGTGGCAACTCAGCTTAAATCAGATGTGCCGAGTGAAGCCATTCTTACCTCTATGGCGTTGCAACGGTTGGATGTGTTGGTGCTGTTATCTCTGACGGGTACTGGTTTTGAGAAGCGGGGAGGCGGCGCAACAGGTTATGTCAGAGAGACTTATTTAGCGCATTTGGTGCCGCACCCAGAAACGACTTGGACTGTTTCTCCGCCTATGAGTTTAGAGGATCTGACCAGTCAAGATTTTCTCGACCTGACTGAGGGGCTAGAAGCAGAATTCCGGCGGGAGTTTGTAGCTCGGCAGGTAGGAGATGACCAGGATCGGGTGCTTTTGGTGGGCGTGATGACGCAACGTATGACGGGACAGCGATTTCAGGATGGGCTGAATGAACTGGATCGGTTGATCGATACGGCAGGGGGTGAGGTGGTGCACGTGGTGCATCAAAAGCGATCGTCCTTTCATCCGCAGACTGTGGTGGGAGAAGGGAAGGTTCAAGAAATTGCCTTAGCGGCTCAGACAAGCGGGGCAAATTTAGTAGTGTTTGACCACGATTTGTCGCCGACGCAGGTGCGAAACCTGGAGATGTTGATCGGGGTGCGGGTGGTCGATCGCACTGAGGTGATTTTAGATATTTTTGCCCAGCGTGCGCAGTCGAGGGCAGGAAAACTCCAGGTAGAGTTAGCGCAGCTTCAATATATGATGCCGCGTTTGGGTGGACGCGGAAAAACGATGTCGCGCTTAGGCGGCGGTATTGGGACGCGAGGGCCAGGGGAAACGAAACTGGAGACAGAGCGACGGGCGATTCAGC belongs to Timaviella obliquedivisa GSE-PSE-MK23-08B and includes:
- a CDS encoding caspase family protein, with product MSRDALIVGINTYQYLPSLQAPAKDAEAIAQQLHSYGEFRVHRLPEMIQSGKSQIGQKTPVTLQELETALINLFKPKGNNPPHTALFYFSGHGIQRDAGIQEGYLAVSDANPDKGFCGLSLFWLRRLLQESPVRQRIVILDCCHSGELLNFLEADPGAQAGTDRLFMAASKEYETAYESLESPYSVFTQALVTGLDPNRVEAGVVTNHSLTDWVNHSLKSEIQQPLFESSGSEIILTRGNGGQPSPIKTVKPTHICPYRGLEFFDEAHAEFFFGREELTAQLIDQLKTERFAAVTGASGSGKSSLLRAGVISRLQQERTPTGANAWKIKLLTPTEHPLKSLAAAFIDPELSELERAEQLRRAEAFLQDGGMGLAQLVRASLAVEGGTTGLSPKERPQLLLVIDQFEEVFTLPRGIHVENERQKFFDCLAVALEMVSDYLSLAIVVRADFIGKCSLYEGLARKIEQHRIMVSPLKYEQIKATIVRPAQKVGLVCEPNLVYTMLMDIIGAPGELPLLQYTLLELWEHRRTSAEGGVVRLTLDTYRELGGVRGTLQKQATEIFSSLTLEEQAVAKRIFLALTQLGEGTEDTRRRVVKSELVSPIFPSDLIEQVLEKLVAAKLVITNQEMGGEQTLREAGQSLRDVPKGAHSSTSPLFQAQSQVQEVVDVTHEALIRNWSLLKDWINENRDMLRRQRRIESTAQEWDAAGQSAQGEYLLQGLRLRDAEDFIQLYPQELSALAQQYVAVSQSAIRRTRRESRQVQIAVPSVLLATLAMVLSQYYGTMQTQAKQHYQLQIATARERALIAQTVLQNSNSDPMVALLIGRLAAEHGKATYEMQASIRSALKNLRLQLELRGHEDSVNQMVFSPENQKLQTLATASADGTIRLWSLNPQTVYNTVLKPLQILTWAEPTPQSDAIANVTSVAYSPDGLYVAAIAENSSQVKVWSVESGRLILDNIAGSAEATEVMFSPDGKWIVVAYRDQSISIWDAETGRLEDNLPQAGDIKSLQISPDTQFLLSTALNGRAQLWRLKSDPAKSDTQTFKRYLISTLSHGSSVSQSVFSPNGEWVATASSNGQAKLWNTATGKLLHTFEQKKQIPLGQLHHSNPLGRVNLNRQSLTQKGQDTTAQPVVQMKFSPNGQILVTTDPSHRVWLWDIASGTLKNDVTIPHTSQTTTVIQAENNLLSLSPDARIMATVEPQTTSSAEPQAAQLWDLQTGQEIATLPGQKGTINRLQFSPDGTYVATAAGGIVRFWSAKTGGELPTLKLTDAPVHWAMFLQGGAKGRIGQASAELGMGNKSLENPSLSLWGSDQPAQAAVRKPANAAINQMISIASNGQLQRWQILTDATARGYLEEPAPQIGSSALSEETKLQDSSNFFQWLMSFLRKRTQRLNVNTQLLSPPVIRPVDSLENSSQLAIGTVASSSGVASSELPVTNKILSGAVLSPDGQMVATANTEGWVELYQVRPNQSMKLAHRISNWRDDDQPINELSPIQSEKPKTTPDQGTKAAAVRQLAFSTDGQQLLGIADDLTVRVWDTQSGQFIQEFQGHTAAIQQAQFSPDGQFIVTSSLDRTARIWRVSSGLLEKELKHTGELNSARFSPDGEQVVAASWDGAKVWNARTGEERFLLMGHQNAVLDAHFSPDGRSIVTASADGTARLWETETGTELAVLNPGVTGEPVKMQQAFFSPDGQYIATLTEEGQIYLWAATWDMLLKLARDRSFRQLTPQECVQYLKVTAESCPKLPVTP
- a CDS encoding tetratricopeptide repeat protein; amino-acid sequence: MSLIKIDQALAVNPASSRIWYERGCTLADAGNYREALVNFNQALTLQPSDARLWVFQSVMLIHLERYLEALESCDRALAINPKDAEALLFRGVAFQRLGRYRMAYASYENALGRGQKASRGRWQNFKEIWSSLTAN
- the hflX gene encoding GTPase HflX, whose translation is MLIETIYGNLQGLKSSQLKQLQKLYHQRLPGDRMATTEFAQRLAAVSAEINQPICTYINRRGQVIRVGIGSVRQTQIPPMELPRYGAERLSGIRCVATQLKSDVPSEAILTSMALQRLDVLVLLSLTGTGFEKRGGGATGYVRETYLAHLVPHPETTWTVSPPMSLEDLTSQDFLDLTEGLEAEFRREFVARQVGDDQDRVLLVGVMTQRMTGQRFQDGLNELDRLIDTAGGEVVHVVHQKRSSFHPQTVVGEGKVQEIALAAQTSGANLVVFDHDLSPTQVRNLEMLIGVRVVDRTEVILDIFAQRAQSRAGKLQVELAQLQYMMPRLGGRGKTMSRLGGGIGTRGPGETKLETERRAIQRRIQRLQQEVDQLQAHRSRLRQQRQHHEVPSIAIVGYTNAGKSTLLNALTNSEIYAADQLFATLDPTTRRLTVTDPMTQDSLPIVLTDTVGFIQDLPPALMDAFRATLEEVTEADALLHVVDLSHRAWQSQIRSVMSILSQLPITPGPVLLAFNKMDEVDGDTLMLAEEEFPQAVFISAGDRLGLETLRLRLAQLVQYAIVS